The Solibacillus daqui genome has a segment encoding these proteins:
- a CDS encoding AbgT family transporter yields the protein MNTNENLEIKNDGMFNKFLNGIEKVGNKLPHPFMLFFYLTCILVAVSAILGTLQAAVIHPSTGEEVVVQNLLSKDGIRYILANTLTNFTGFAPLGLVLTMMLGIGLAERVGLFSALMTKAITKTPKRIVTFMVVLIGILGNVASDAAFVVIPPLAALVFLSLGRHPLAGLAAGLAGAGIGFTANVLIAGTDALLSGITTEIAKSIIPDMVVSPLDNWFFMSASTFLLAFLGAFVTEKFVEPRLGKYTGEKVADSTALTALENRALRNTGIVALLYIGAITVSMFVPNSPLLNDDGTILRSPFLSGIIPIIFMFFLLTGITYGISIKMIKKAADVPEIMALAIKDLSGYIVLIFMISQFIGYFNWTNIATWMAVHLAEFLTMINLTNVFAIILFVLLVAILSLFIISGSALWSLVAPIFVPTFMVLGYHPAFIQLAYRVGESSTNMVTPLNTYFAIILGFMQVYNKRAGIGTLMSLMIPYTIVFLLAWIILILVFVLFNIPIGPGVGYLLK from the coding sequence ATGAACACAAACGAAAATTTAGAAATAAAGAATGATGGTATGTTTAATAAATTCCTGAATGGAATTGAAAAGGTTGGGAATAAATTACCACATCCATTTATGTTGTTTTTCTACTTAACATGTATTTTAGTCGCAGTTTCAGCCATTTTAGGTACTTTGCAAGCAGCAGTCATTCATCCAAGTACGGGTGAAGAAGTTGTTGTCCAAAATTTATTGTCAAAAGATGGTATTAGATATATATTAGCAAATACCTTGACTAACTTCACAGGTTTTGCGCCGTTAGGGTTAGTATTAACGATGATGTTAGGTATTGGCTTAGCTGAACGAGTAGGATTGTTTTCTGCATTAATGACTAAGGCTATCACGAAAACACCAAAACGTATTGTAACATTTATGGTAGTTTTAATCGGTATATTAGGAAATGTTGCATCGGATGCTGCGTTTGTTGTTATTCCGCCGTTAGCAGCCCTAGTATTTTTATCATTAGGGCGTCACCCATTAGCAGGGTTGGCTGCAGGGCTAGCTGGAGCTGGAATCGGTTTTACTGCAAATGTTTTAATTGCAGGTACAGATGCGTTACTATCAGGTATTACAACTGAAATTGCAAAATCGATTATTCCAGATATGGTTGTTTCACCTTTAGATAACTGGTTTTTCATGAGTGCTTCTACATTTTTATTAGCATTTTTAGGTGCTTTTGTAACAGAAAAATTTGTTGAGCCGCGCTTAGGAAAGTATACGGGAGAGAAAGTAGCAGACTCCACAGCGTTAACAGCATTAGAAAACCGTGCATTACGCAATACAGGTATTGTTGCATTGCTCTATATTGGCGCAATTACAGTATCCATGTTTGTCCCGAATTCACCGTTATTAAATGATGATGGAACAATTTTACGTTCACCATTTTTATCGGGCATCATTCCAATTATCTTTATGTTCTTCTTACTTACAGGAATTACATACGGTATTTCGATTAAAATGATTAAAAAAGCAGCGGATGTACCAGAAATTATGGCATTAGCAATTAAAGATTTATCCGGCTATATTGTATTAATTTTTATGATTTCTCAATTCATCGGTTATTTCAACTGGACAAATATTGCAACTTGGATGGCCGTACATTTAGCAGAATTTTTAACGATGATTAATTTAACAAATGTCTTTGCGATCATTTTATTTGTATTGCTTGTAGCGATACTGAGCTTATTTATTATTAGTGGCTCGGCATTATGGTCATTAGTCGCACCGATTTTTGTACCGACATTTATGGTGCTTGGTTATCATCCAGCGTTTATTCAATTAGCATACCGTGTAGGTGAGTCTTCAACAAATATGGTAACACCGTTAAACACCTATTTCGCTATTATCCTAGGGTTTATGCAAGTATATAACAAACGTGCGGGTATCGGCACATTGATGTCATTAATGATTCCATATACAATAGTCTTTTTACTTGCATGGATAATTTTAATACTTGTATTTGTATTGTTTAATATTCCGATTGGCCCAGGCGTAGGTTACTTATTAAAATAA
- a CDS encoding DUF2339 domain-containing protein: MEKDSKLLERIDTLERELHTLRTEVQHLKEHVRFEQIVPIKKEVAKIIVSPKQPVQKETTIVQEKGAPKKEKRSLEETFTRALPRIFMVILVLGVLWGLKLVSDYGFLSDSIKIIGGFALSIGLGICAFMMEKRQKGSRIVALSLYGGAFIVGILVTAAGAILYDVLNLYVALIIALVYIAYGVWISYVKGNEALTTLVIFTSLLLPYLLEYMKFSALIIGVFIVLLFTFVQVVIWKHTQRKALYIGMAFSILAFGIVFIFHSEQNVFFALAIVTLYSVFLGSFLRLYSSKSKKNASMLFSFTIIILSLINAMLLQKEVALLLVLVLLLGILASSLYIVFKREVRLLIDMFGTLFIITILNFIAQLNISSEVMLLLMIIVSFAGLLLALKHTIVFMKYLQGVTFSILSFFVLVFYTVQPFFSIEHLTFVLVTIMLFVLYRILRHYEHTPIEDKKWLIGLEDVYPCLLYVVALLYIWKMDWTYMPLQFTSYFLFSAIAIGLALILIGNRTKIGRLLPVFSTGIYGFAALVLMSTVWIDERAITVALITRILYIAIYWFVIADLWRNGRIHKNYEPLSVRYTEQFTFVGMIISIIWLFNVTHFMNFNELINWSTAVIFNTVSIFIIACLALFLAAKRSYRQLKLTGIILLFFGIIKMIFFDLSELDILIRSILFILIGAIGLVISNKLLGKGKAD; encoded by the coding sequence ATGGAAAAAGACTCAAAGTTGCTAGAACGGATTGATACACTTGAACGAGAACTTCACACATTACGTACAGAAGTGCAGCATTTAAAAGAGCATGTAAGGTTCGAGCAAATTGTACCTATTAAAAAAGAGGTAGCAAAAATTATCGTTTCTCCAAAACAGCCCGTCCAAAAAGAAACAACTATAGTCCAAGAAAAAGGCGCTCCTAAAAAGGAAAAACGCTCACTTGAAGAAACATTTACAAGGGCATTGCCAAGAATTTTTATGGTCATTTTAGTGCTCGGTGTTCTGTGGGGCTTGAAGCTTGTGAGTGATTACGGCTTTTTATCAGACAGTATAAAAATAATCGGTGGTTTTGCCTTATCAATTGGTCTCGGTATATGTGCGTTTATGATGGAGAAAAGGCAAAAAGGATCACGTATTGTCGCCTTATCACTCTATGGTGGTGCATTTATTGTGGGGATTTTAGTGACCGCAGCTGGTGCCATTTTATATGACGTCCTTAATCTATACGTTGCACTTATTATCGCACTTGTCTACATTGCGTATGGGGTTTGGATTAGTTACGTAAAAGGAAATGAAGCATTAACCACTCTCGTTATATTTACCTCTTTATTACTACCGTATTTACTCGAATATATGAAATTTAGCGCACTAATTATCGGTGTTTTCATCGTGTTGCTGTTCACGTTTGTGCAGGTTGTTATTTGGAAGCATACACAACGCAAAGCACTCTATATCGGGATGGCTTTTTCGATTTTGGCATTTGGAATCGTTTTTATATTCCATAGCGAGCAAAACGTCTTTTTCGCACTCGCAATTGTTACGTTATATAGCGTCTTTTTAGGAAGCTTTTTACGCTTATATTCTAGTAAAAGTAAGAAAAATGCTAGTATGCTATTTAGCTTTACGATCATTATTTTATCACTAATAAACGCGATGCTTTTACAAAAAGAGGTCGCCCTGCTTCTGGTGCTCGTTCTCTTACTTGGGATTTTAGCGAGTTCTTTATACATCGTATTTAAACGTGAGGTCCGCCTATTAATCGACATGTTCGGTACATTATTTATCATCACAATTCTAAACTTTATTGCACAGCTCAATATTTCAAGTGAGGTCATGTTACTTTTAATGATTATTGTGTCATTTGCAGGGTTGCTCCTTGCATTGAAACATACGATCGTGTTCATGAAATATTTGCAAGGAGTTACGTTTTCGATCCTTTCATTTTTCGTTCTTGTGTTTTATACAGTTCAGCCATTTTTCTCTATAGAGCATTTGACTTTTGTGCTCGTCACTATCATGCTCTTTGTATTATACCGGATACTTCGCCACTATGAGCATACACCGATTGAAGACAAAAAATGGCTGATCGGTTTAGAGGATGTTTACCCATGTCTCTTATATGTGGTCGCCCTTCTTTACATTTGGAAAATGGATTGGACATATATGCCACTTCAATTTACTTCATACTTCCTATTTAGTGCGATTGCAATTGGTCTTGCACTGATTCTTATCGGAAATCGTACAAAAATTGGTCGGTTGCTTCCCGTCTTTTCTACGGGGATTTACGGATTTGCAGCACTCGTTTTAATGTCAACAGTTTGGATTGATGAACGTGCAATTACAGTCGCACTCATCACCCGCATTTTATATATTGCGATTTATTGGTTTGTTATTGCAGATTTATGGAGGAATGGTAGAATTCACAAAAATTACGAACCTCTCTCCGTTCGTTATACAGAGCAATTCACGTTTGTCGGAATGATTATTTCGATTATTTGGCTCTTTAATGTTACACACTTTATGAATTTTAATGAGTTAATTAATTGGAGCACAGCTGTAATTTTTAATACTGTTTCGATTTTTATTATTGCTTGTTTAGCGCTCTTTTTAGCAGCAAAACGAAGCTACCGACAGCTAAAATTAACCGGCATTATCCTACTATTTTTTGGGATAATTAAAATGATTTTCTTCGATTTATCCGAACTTGATATTCTTATCCGTTCAATTTTATTTATTTTAATCGGTGCAATCGGGCTTGTGATTTCAAATAAGCTTTTAGGAAAAGGAAAAGCCGATTAA
- a CDS encoding DUF2935 domain-containing protein: MVIPTFVTQSLEEIRFWSRIMKEHAFFLSLGFTADQTELINEAKYFIPVFEQIEEQAYQYNEQTDPQVIKQFNMQVYQATTYIWAYKRKVLGLILSCKIVSNNMPLLVDHTSREAYYFAKRLKELNEGKLIPLPEAIIKENVFFLKIMADHSKFIGHLMDPSERKLVDQAREFSNDFDQLLFQAQDLDHMRPQSETPSLLDQFLDQNRVSVVALRDFKKTARELIEACRIKSNIPALLADHVYREADHFLHIIDAFEDHLTSLK; the protein is encoded by the coding sequence ATAGTAATTCCTACATTTGTGACGCAATCCTTAGAGGAAATACGATTTTGGTCTCGAATAATGAAGGAACATGCTTTCTTTTTAAGTCTTGGGTTCACCGCTGATCAAACAGAGCTCATAAATGAAGCCAAATATTTTATCCCTGTATTTGAACAAATTGAAGAGCAAGCGTATCAATATAACGAACAAACAGATCCCCAAGTCATTAAGCAATTTAACATGCAGGTGTACCAAGCGACCACGTATATTTGGGCTTATAAACGAAAAGTACTCGGATTAATTTTAAGCTGTAAAATCGTTAGTAACAATATGCCGTTATTAGTCGATCATACAAGTCGGGAAGCCTATTACTTTGCGAAACGATTAAAAGAATTAAACGAAGGCAAATTAATTCCTTTACCCGAAGCCATTATTAAAGAAAATGTGTTCTTCCTAAAAATTATGGCCGATCATTCGAAATTCATCGGTCACTTAATGGATCCTTCTGAGCGAAAATTAGTCGATCAAGCACGTGAATTTAGCAATGATTTCGACCAACTACTATTCCAAGCGCAAGATTTAGATCATATGCGTCCTCAATCTGAAACCCCATCACTTTTAGACCAATTTCTTGACCAAAATCGCGTTTCTGTTGTGGCATTGCGTGATTTCAAAAAAACGGCGAGAGAATTAATTGAAGCTTGTCGCATAAAAAGTAATATTCCAGCACTTCTCGCAGACCATGTATACCGCGAAGCCGACCATTTCCTTCATATTATCGATGCATTTGAAGACCACCTTACTTCCCTAAAATAA
- a CDS encoding YqhV family protein, with protein sequence MEVIETALLLIILLRIFSGSIDITAAALMYKFNDLEKAFYINTLLALVGPVVLIVTTGIALFGLAEKISLIRIISLFCGIFLILFSLRAE encoded by the coding sequence GTGGAAGTTATTGAAACGGCACTTCTGTTAATCATTTTACTAAGAATCTTTTCAGGTAGTATAGATATAACGGCCGCTGCATTAATGTATAAATTCAATGATTTAGAAAAGGCCTTTTATATCAATACTTTACTTGCCTTAGTGGGCCCAGTTGTTTTAATTGTAACTACAGGAATAGCATTATTTGGTCTAGCTGAAAAAATTTCTTTGATAAGAATAATTAGTCTATTTTGTGGGATTTTTCTTATTCTTTTTAGTTTGAGAGCTGAGTGA
- a CDS encoding cation-translocating P-type ATPase, with the protein MNLQEYYRASVQEVMKKLDVTQHGLTDYEVRYRHKKYGYNELKEGKPKNVIQVLLEQFQDFLVIILIAAAIISIFLGDVGSSLVIIVVIVLNAILGTVQHVKAEKSLNSLKAMSAPVSKVKRGGEVIEVPSRDVIVGDLLILEAGDFISADGRVIESYSLQLNESSLTGESLAIDKNANIIHETDIALGDKKNMVFSGSFVTSGRGKAIVTSIGMSTEIGKIANLLENAQEKKTPLQVSLDRFGKRLALGIIIICLIIFGLDLIRGRELVDSFMFAVSLAVAAIPEALSSIVTIVLAVGTQNMAKENAIIRKLHAVESLGSVSIICSDKTGTLTQNKMTVQQVYTGEQIFSYDQLQLVNPQHKKLLDLAMLCNDSVIFEDKQIGDPTELALVKLGREYHLNEQVIRGLHHRVGEIPFDSTRKLMSTVNRMGSHYVMITKGAVDVLLPRISRIHSSNSSVITNQQLERINQVNQTFSNAGLRVIAITYKDVFSSNISEKDEQDLTFVGLIAMMDPPREESAQAVADCIKAGIKPVMITGDHKITAVAIAEQLGILKDPTEAIEGKEIENLSDRELMAQVEKISVYARVTPEHKIRIVKAWQEKGHVVAMTGDGVNDAPALKQAEIGVAMGKSGTEVAKDASAMILTDDNFLTIVKSISNGRSIYANIKNAIKFLLSGNAGAIIVVLYATLLALPAPFLPIHLLFINLLTDSLPAIAIGLEPHNKKLMKERPRNINEPLLNKKFVSQVGFEGAIIAAVTIIAFQIGLSSGDTGVATTMAFATLCLSRLIHGFNCRSEESIFKLGIFSNLVVWIAFLIGFSLLNFVLITGFFEVADLNNFQYLMIYGLSLIPLIIIQLEKLFFRAS; encoded by the coding sequence GTGAATTTACAAGAATATTACCGAGCATCCGTACAAGAGGTAATGAAAAAGTTAGACGTAACGCAACATGGATTAACAGATTACGAAGTTCGTTATCGACATAAAAAGTATGGTTATAACGAACTGAAAGAAGGTAAACCGAAAAATGTTATTCAAGTTTTATTGGAGCAATTTCAAGATTTTTTAGTCATCATTTTAATTGCTGCTGCAATTATTTCTATATTTCTTGGAGATGTGGGAAGTTCTCTAGTCATTATAGTAGTGATTGTTTTAAATGCAATTTTGGGAACGGTTCAGCATGTAAAAGCCGAAAAGTCGTTAAACAGTTTAAAAGCAATGTCGGCACCCGTCTCAAAAGTAAAGCGTGGTGGAGAAGTTATTGAAGTACCATCAAGAGATGTTATCGTTGGGGACCTGCTCATTTTAGAAGCTGGGGATTTTATTAGTGCAGATGGTAGGGTGATTGAAAGTTATAGTCTGCAATTAAACGAAAGTTCATTAACAGGTGAATCATTAGCGATTGATAAAAACGCAAATATAATTCACGAAACAGATATTGCACTTGGAGATAAGAAGAATATGGTTTTCTCTGGTAGTTTTGTAACGAGTGGCAGAGGAAAAGCGATTGTTACTTCTATCGGAATGAGCACAGAGATTGGGAAAATTGCGAATTTACTCGAGAATGCACAAGAGAAAAAAACGCCATTACAAGTCAGTCTTGACCGTTTTGGAAAACGTCTTGCACTTGGCATTATCATAATTTGTCTCATTATATTTGGACTGGATCTTATTCGAGGTCGTGAGTTAGTTGATTCCTTTATGTTCGCTGTTTCATTAGCTGTTGCGGCGATTCCAGAAGCACTAAGTTCGATTGTGACAATTGTTCTTGCTGTGGGGACTCAAAATATGGCAAAAGAAAATGCCATTATTCGTAAATTACATGCAGTAGAAAGTTTAGGGAGTGTGTCAATAATCTGTTCAGATAAAACCGGGACACTTACACAAAATAAAATGACTGTTCAACAGGTGTATACAGGAGAGCAGATTTTTTCTTATGACCAGTTGCAACTGGTCAATCCGCAACATAAAAAATTGCTCGATTTGGCAATGCTCTGCAATGACTCCGTTATATTCGAGGATAAACAAATAGGTGATCCAACAGAATTAGCCCTTGTAAAATTAGGTCGCGAATATCACTTGAATGAGCAAGTGATACGTGGTCTCCATCACCGTGTTGGTGAAATACCTTTTGATTCCACTCGGAAATTAATGAGTACAGTTAATCGAATGGGGAGTCATTACGTGATGATTACAAAAGGAGCAGTGGATGTGCTTCTCCCACGTATTAGTCGAATCCATTCAAGTAATAGTTCAGTTATTACGAATCAACAATTAGAAAGAATTAATCAGGTAAATCAAACCTTTTCAAATGCTGGGTTAAGGGTAATTGCAATTACGTATAAAGATGTATTTTCTTCTAATATAAGTGAAAAAGATGAGCAAGATTTAACATTTGTCGGTTTAATAGCCATGATGGATCCTCCTCGTGAAGAATCTGCACAAGCAGTTGCTGATTGTATCAAGGCGGGCATCAAACCTGTCATGATTACAGGGGATCATAAAATTACTGCAGTAGCGATAGCAGAGCAACTTGGTATTTTAAAAGACCCTACTGAAGCAATTGAAGGGAAGGAAATTGAAAATCTCTCTGATAGAGAACTGATGGCTCAGGTAGAAAAGATCTCTGTTTATGCACGTGTCACACCGGAACATAAAATCCGCATTGTAAAGGCTTGGCAAGAAAAAGGACATGTTGTTGCGATGACGGGAGATGGTGTAAATGATGCACCAGCATTAAAACAAGCTGAAATTGGTGTAGCAATGGGCAAATCAGGAACAGAAGTGGCAAAAGATGCTTCAGCTATGATTTTAACCGATGATAATTTTTTAACCATCGTTAAATCCATCTCAAATGGTCGAAGTATTTACGCAAATATTAAAAATGCTATTAAATTTCTATTATCTGGGAACGCTGGAGCGATTATTGTGGTTTTATATGCAACACTTCTTGCGTTACCAGCTCCATTTCTACCTATTCATCTATTGTTTATAAATTTATTAACAGATAGTTTACCAGCGATTGCCATTGGTTTAGAGCCTCATAATAAAAAGCTCATGAAGGAACGGCCACGAAACATAAATGAGCCGCTGTTAAATAAAAAATTTGTTTCCCAAGTAGGATTTGAAGGGGCGATTATTGCAGCAGTCACTATCATAGCATTCCAAATTGGGCTATCGTCTGGTGATACAGGAGTAGCGACAACGATGGCATTTGCAACATTATGTTTATCAAGGCTCATACACGGATTTAATTGCCGCTCGGAAGAATCTATTTTTAAACTAGGAATCTTCTCCAATTTAGTTGTTTGGATTGCTTTTTTAATCGGATTTTCATTACTTAACTTCGTACTAATTACAGGATTTTTTGAAGTAGCAGATTTGAACAACTTTCAATACCTAATGATTTATGGGTTATCATTGATTCCGCTAATTATTATTCAGCTTGAGAAACTATTTTTTAGGGCTAGTTAG
- a CDS encoding ABC transporter permease has translation MYFKIIRNDMLKSKLITLTTVLFVASAAMLVSLAAILMVNLSGALDTLMTKAKTPHFMQMHSGEIDTSRLITFAEQHHNVDEFQIAEFLNIDGAQIILGDRSLAGNVQDNGFSTQNKKFDYVLDLDGNVIHVADGELYVPINYMRDETTKIGDKAIIGGKELTVAGFLRDSQMNSTLSASKRFLVSERDYEKLKNVGSLEYLIEFRLKDLSKLSAFETAYASAGLEANGPTVTYKLFKIMNALSDGMMIAVILLISTLVVSISFMCIRFTLLAKIEDDYHEIGVMKAIGLRVSDIQKIYLTKYVVIALVGSVLGFLLSLFFKGMLLENIRLYMGESENSSIATALGLLGISLVFFLIIAYVKGVLKRFRKISVAEAIRFGFSQEKSVGTKRFMLSKNRFLNTNVFLGIKDVLARKRLYATMLSVFVIASFIIIVPLNLYNTISSKSFIGYMGIGNYDMRIDIQQTNNISEKADAISKKISNDPTIKNYAVYTTKLFKVKMADGSEENIKIELGNHLTFPIEYSTGREPKSENEIALSTMNADELNKKVGDVMTLMIAGKNKELVVSGIYSDITNGGKTAKATFADNSADIVWSIICAEISNSTLLAKKVSEYKDSFNFAKVSNVDEYVLQTFGSTISSVKLASKAAIVIALNITVLVTLLFMKLLVAKDRYSIAVMKSLGFKNADIKVQYVSRSILVVLVGIILGTLLANTLGEILAGLVISSFGASSFTFEIDLLKAYLFVPLLMMCIVLIATVLGTSDAGRIKISENIKG, from the coding sequence ATGTATTTCAAAATAATCCGTAATGACATGTTAAAGAGTAAATTAATTACGCTGACAACTGTGTTATTTGTTGCTTCGGCAGCTATGCTTGTTTCTCTCGCTGCGATACTTATGGTCAATTTATCAGGTGCGCTTGATACCCTAATGACTAAAGCGAAAACACCTCATTTTATGCAGATGCATTCAGGAGAAATTGATACTTCGAGGCTTATTACTTTCGCAGAGCAACATCACAATGTTGACGAATTTCAAATAGCTGAATTTCTTAACATTGATGGGGCTCAGATAATTTTAGGGGATCGTTCACTTGCAGGGAATGTTCAGGATAATGGCTTCAGTACTCAAAATAAAAAGTTTGATTATGTACTTGACCTTGATGGAAACGTCATACATGTAGCTGATGGCGAGCTGTATGTGCCAATCAATTACATGCGGGACGAAACAACGAAGATTGGTGACAAGGCAATCATAGGCGGAAAGGAATTGACCGTTGCTGGATTTCTTCGTGATTCACAGATGAATTCCACCCTATCTGCCTCAAAAAGATTTCTTGTTAGTGAACGAGATTACGAGAAATTAAAAAATGTTGGTAGTCTAGAGTATTTAATTGAATTCAGATTGAAGGATTTATCAAAGCTGAGTGCATTTGAAACGGCTTATGCCTCTGCAGGGCTAGAAGCAAATGGACCAACCGTTACTTATAAACTCTTTAAAATAATGAACGCACTATCAGATGGCATGATGATTGCCGTCATACTTCTTATCAGTACGCTAGTCGTTAGCATCTCATTTATGTGTATACGCTTTACACTTTTAGCAAAGATCGAAGACGACTACCACGAAATTGGCGTTATGAAGGCTATTGGATTGCGTGTCTCGGATATCCAAAAGATTTATCTTACTAAGTACGTAGTAATCGCCTTAGTAGGGAGTGTCCTCGGCTTTTTACTATCTCTCTTCTTTAAAGGCATGCTTCTTGAAAATATACGCCTCTATATGGGGGAAAGTGAAAACTCCTCTATTGCCACAGCTTTAGGGCTGCTCGGTATTTCACTTGTATTCTTTTTAATTATCGCCTATGTAAAAGGTGTACTAAAACGATTTCGAAAAATATCCGTCGCGGAGGCCATTCGCTTTGGCTTTTCACAAGAAAAAAGTGTGGGTACAAAGCGTTTTATGTTAAGCAAAAATAGGTTCCTTAACACAAATGTTTTTTTAGGTATTAAGGATGTTCTTGCAAGAAAAAGGCTTTATGCTACGATGCTGTCAGTGTTCGTGATTGCATCATTTATTATCATTGTTCCTCTAAATCTGTACAACACGATTTCCTCCAAGAGTTTCATTGGATATATGGGGATTGGTAACTACGATATGCGAATAGACATTCAGCAAACAAACAATATTTCCGAAAAAGCTGATGCAATTTCTAAGAAGATAAGTAATGATCCTACCATTAAGAATTATGCTGTTTATACAACAAAGCTTTTTAAAGTGAAAATGGCAGATGGATCGGAAGAAAATATAAAAATTGAACTTGGTAACCATTTAACATTCCCTATTGAATATTCAACCGGTAGAGAGCCTAAATCAGAAAATGAAATTGCCCTTTCGACGATGAACGCAGATGAGTTGAACAAAAAAGTTGGGGATGTCATGACACTTATGATTGCTGGTAAGAACAAAGAGCTAGTAGTAAGCGGCATCTATTCGGACATTACGAACGGTGGGAAAACTGCAAAGGCCACATTTGCTGACAATTCAGCAGACATCGTGTGGAGCATTATCTGCGCTGAGATTTCAAATTCAACTTTACTAGCAAAAAAGGTTTCGGAGTACAAGGATAGTTTTAACTTCGCTAAAGTGTCAAATGTGGATGAATATGTACTGCAAACATTTGGTTCTACAATTAGCTCAGTAAAGCTCGCATCCAAAGCTGCAATAGTCATTGCGCTAAATATAACAGTGTTAGTAACTCTGCTATTTATGAAACTTCTTGTCGCAAAGGATCGATATTCGATTGCTGTCATGAAATCATTAGGCTTCAAAAACGCCGATATAAAAGTGCAATATGTTTCAAGATCGATATTAGTTGTACTAGTCGGTATTATTCTAGGAACACTTCTAGCAAACACTCTCGGAGAGATACTTGCAGGTTTAGTGATTTCCTCATTTGGAGCGTCTTCGTTTACGTTCGAAATTGATTTACTGAAGGCATACCTATTTGTTCCACTGCTAATGATGTGCATAGTACTTATCGCGACAGTCCTTGGTACTTCTGACGCTGGACGAATAAAAATTTCTGAAAATATAAAGGGGTAA
- a CDS encoding ABC transporter ATP-binding protein, with protein sequence MNTIVSAEHIVKSFGEGNEIRNVLDEVSVEINKSEFVAIMGPSGSGKSTLMFALSGTDFVNSGKVIFDNKDLSEINEEKLSDIRRLKMGFVFQHPTLLKNLNILDNIILPAIHGDRKNAEKIIKKARVLMKKVGISELEARDITQVSGGQLQRAGICRALMNNPKIIFGDEPTGALNSKSAEEIMDLFSEINAEGTTIMLVTHDAKVAARTERVLFMRDGKIVNEMKLPKFDGTNIDERVEKIIVKMREIGV encoded by the coding sequence ATGAATACAATTGTGAGCGCTGAACATATAGTAAAATCCTTTGGTGAGGGCAATGAAATACGGAATGTTTTAGACGAAGTATCCGTTGAAATAAATAAAAGCGAGTTTGTCGCGATAATGGGTCCATCAGGATCAGGAAAATCCACATTAATGTTTGCACTAAGCGGAACAGATTTCGTTAATAGTGGAAAAGTCATTTTTGACAACAAAGATTTATCTGAGATAAACGAGGAAAAACTTTCTGATATACGTCGATTAAAAATGGGCTTTGTTTTTCAACATCCTACATTACTCAAGAACCTGAATATTCTAGATAACATTATTCTTCCAGCAATCCATGGCGATCGAAAAAATGCCGAAAAAATTATAAAGAAGGCACGTGTGCTTATGAAAAAAGTCGGTATTTCTGAGCTTGAAGCACGTGATATTACACAGGTTTCAGGAGGTCAACTTCAACGTGCAGGTATTTGCCGAGCACTAATGAATAATCCAAAAATCATTTTCGGTGATGAGCCTACCGGTGCGCTTAATTCTAAATCTGCCGAGGAGATAATGGACCTATTTTCTGAAATCAACGCAGAAGGTACGACCATCATGCTCGTGACTCACGATGCAAAGGTTGCAGCGCGAACAGAGCGAGTTCTATTTATGCGGGATGGAAAAATTGTGAATGAAATGAAGCTACCGAAGTTTGATGGAACTAATATTGATGAGAGAGTTGAAAAAATAATCGTTAAAATGCGGGAAATTGGGGTATAA
- a CDS encoding DUF2179 domain-containing protein — protein sequence MKEILLILLLQLIYVPLFTLRTIFLVKNITMLAALIGIVEMLIYVFGLSLVFSGDQGFLAMVVYAVGFGLGIIIGTRIEQKLAIGYIYVTINTQSRNEQLIKVIREEGFAVTTYIGEGRDSQRFKYEILTKRNREKELFMLVEHHEPSAFIISYEPKSFKGGFLVKRMKQHKKHQ from the coding sequence TTGAAAGAAATTTTACTCATATTACTACTTCAACTTATATATGTCCCGTTATTTACGCTTCGTACGATATTCCTTGTTAAGAATATTACGATGCTCGCAGCACTCATTGGAATTGTAGAAATGCTAATTTATGTGTTTGGTCTTTCGCTCGTATTCAGTGGGGATCAAGGATTTCTCGCAATGGTCGTTTATGCAGTCGGGTTTGGTCTTGGAATTATTATCGGAACGCGCATCGAGCAAAAGCTTGCGATTGGCTATATTTACGTAACGATTAATACGCAAAGTCGTAATGAGCAATTGATCAAGGTAATTCGCGAAGAAGGTTTTGCAGTCACAACTTATATTGGCGAAGGACGCGACAGTCAACGTTTTAAATACGAAATCTTAACGAAACGTAACCGTGAGAAAGAATTATTTATGCTTGTCGAACACCATGAACCGAGTGCCTTTATTATTTCCTATGAGCCAAAGTCATTCAAAGGTGGATTTTTAGTCAAACGTATGAAGCAACATAAGAAACATCAATAG